A genomic window from Candidatus Delongbacteria bacterium includes:
- a CDS encoding T9SS type A sorting domain-containing protein: protein MKRSIALAALCALPVLGMAEYQIDIDPTQLPAGATIQSISGCFDDVSGPELGCYDAVWYGPDGFPVMYHGIWANDAEFPVLAMFSSMTLLLDCNGFPLEYTLNIPPLVEFYFPGPPWPPIAPTNFGVDGSIDCSMHAADATDQPGQFMLAEAHPNPFNPSTTIQFTLAETGPVDLGVFDITGRRVTTLETGMRSSGEHEVVFDGSALASGLYLVKLETGREVAVKKVVLAK, encoded by the coding sequence ATGAAGCGCAGCATCGCACTTGCCGCATTGTGTGCCTTGCCAGTACTGGGAATGGCCGAGTACCAGATTGACATTGATCCGACTCAATTGCCGGCCGGTGCCACAATCCAGAGCATCTCCGGATGTTTTGATGATGTTTCGGGTCCAGAACTTGGCTGTTATGATGCAGTCTGGTATGGGCCAGATGGATTTCCCGTGATGTACCACGGCATCTGGGCCAACGATGCGGAGTTTCCGGTGCTGGCAATGTTCAGCAGCATGACCCTGCTACTGGACTGCAATGGTTTTCCGCTGGAGTACACTCTGAACATTCCTCCCCTTGTGGAATTCTACTTCCCCGGACCACCATGGCCACCCATTGCACCCACCAATTTCGGTGTTGACGGCAGCATCGACTGCAGCATGCACGCAGCGGATGCAACGGATCAGCCGGGCCAATTCATGCTGGCGGAGGCACATCCCAATCCCTTCAACCCCAGCACGACCATCCAGTTCACTCTGGCTGAAACCGGACCGGTGGATCTGGGCGTGTTCGACATCACCGGAAGACGGGTGACCACATTGGAAACAGGCATGCGGTCGAGTGGAGAACATGAGGTCGTGTTCGATGGCTCGGCGCTGGCCAGCGGGCTGTATCTGGTCAAGCTGGAAACGGGTCGGGAGGTGGCCGTGAAGAAAGTCGTGCTGGCGAAGTAG
- a CDS encoding T9SS type A sorting domain-containing protein: MMIASIGVVLLAMVSSSQAEYQIDFSPDSLPSAHGYPLVEACFIAVDGTPLGCFDAVMSISGGFPVMYHAVWTNDSQIQEAWLSSMTLSFDCNGYQIDSTIEFAPFEAMYYAGPANPPAAPTVFPIDPSIDCSTYTAAVEDQPGAFHLGSAYPNPFNPSTTIRFTLAETASVDLGVFDITGRRVATLEAGMRSSGEHEAVFDGSTLASGLYLVKLESGREVAVKKVVLAK, from the coding sequence ATGATGATCGCGTCCATCGGTGTTGTGTTGCTTGCGATGGTATCGAGCAGCCAGGCCGAATACCAGATCGATTTCTCTCCCGACAGTCTTCCGTCGGCTCATGGCTACCCGTTGGTTGAGGCCTGCTTCATCGCAGTCGATGGAACACCTTTGGGCTGTTTTGATGCTGTCATGTCCATCTCTGGTGGGTTTCCCGTGATGTATCACGCGGTCTGGACGAACGACTCCCAGATCCAGGAAGCCTGGTTAAGCAGCATGACTCTGTCTTTCGACTGCAACGGGTACCAGATTGACTCCACGATCGAGTTCGCTCCTTTCGAAGCCATGTACTACGCCGGACCCGCAAACCCGCCAGCCGCGCCCACGGTGTTCCCGATTGATCCCAGCATTGATTGCTCGACCTACACAGCCGCTGTGGAAGACCAGCCGGGAGCTTTTCATCTGGGCTCCGCCTACCCGAACCCCTTCAACCCCAGCACGACCATCCGGTTCACTCTGGCTGAAACCGCATCGGTGGATCTGGGCGTGTTCGACATCACCGGAAGGCGAGTGGCCACACTGGAAGCAGGCATGCGCTCGAGTGGAGAGCACGAGGCCGTGTTCGATGGCTCGACGCTGGCCAGTGGGCTGTACCTGGTCAAGCTGGAATCGGGTCGGGAGGTGGCCGTGAAGAAAGTCGTGCTGGCGAAGTAG